ATTTCCTAAATTGTATTTTAAAATATAGAAAAGAAGATGATGATAGAACTTTTATTGATGAGATTATTGATAAATTTTTATAACAAAATCCCCGAAAACGGGGATTTTTGTATTATATTTTTTCAATTATATAATTTTCAATATTCCTTTTTTCTGAATCTATGTTTATCCCTATTATATATATTTCTTTTCTTTTATCTGGTTTAGTGCCTCTTTTGCGCTTTTGTTTATTTTTATTTCAAAAAGATATATCCTTTCATCAA
The Marinitoga sp. 1197 DNA segment above includes these coding regions:
- a CDS encoding PD-(D/E)XK nuclease domain-containing protein: MFTIIASSGIDVKAEELTNLVLSDLVIDFDERIYLFEIKINKSAKEALNQIKEKKYI